The DNA sequence GGCAGTCGCCGCTAGCCCAGCATCAGCAAGCCCAGCAGCGCAGGCCACACCAACGAAAAAGGCGGCAGGAGCCAAGGCAAAGATCCCTCGTGCCAAGCCAGCGCATCCACGGACTTCTGACATGGTTACCAGCGCTATCCAAACTCTAAAGGAACGTGGAGGTTCATCCCTGCAGGCTATCAAGAAGTACATCGCGTCGACGTACAAAGTAGACGCTGAGAAACAAGCGCCGTTCATTAAGAGGTATCTGAAGTCAGCTGTGGCTACCGGAGCTTTAGTTCAGACCAAAGGTAAGGGTGCATCTGGGTCTTTCAAAATTCCCACCAACAAATCCGACGCACCAAAGCCTAAGGTAAAGCGTGCTGCACCGAAGGCTACTGTTCCGAAAAAGAAGCCCGCTGCATCGACTGTTGCCGCAGCCAAGAAGCCTGCTACCGCTGTCAAGAAAGCTGCAGTTGCCAAGAAGCCTAGCGCTGTAACGCCACCCACGAAGGAAAAACGCAAGGCAGCCAAGAGCCCAGTCATTAAATCGCCGAAAGTGAAGAGCCCATCGAAGGCTAAGAAGGCTGCCAAAGCACCAACCAGCAAACCCAAGGCGCCTAAACCAAAAAaggcggcagcagcagcacccaAGACCGCAAAACCTGCAGCGAAGAAGCCAGTTGCATCAAAGAAGAAGTGAATTCGTACCACTGCAATGAGTCATCTCTAACAGAAcaccagaaaaataattatcaaacgGCCCTTTTCAGGGCCACTAATGCAGTTCTATTGCAAAAGAATCGATTCACACTGTACTTTAGAGGAAAATTAGTACTATTTGCAACACAAATTAGATAATtgcaaggatgaaaaaaatttgagcatTGCGTTCGAATTCACTCGTATATTTTGCCATTATAGTTGACGTTGACGAGACGTAATTCGAGCTTGAAAACCAATCTTGTCATTAATCAAAATCCGACTTCATTTATTGCAATATGCGCAAATTACATCAATTCAATTCAGCTTCATCTTTAAATCTAACGCTGTATAAATTTCCGTAGTATGGTAAATCCAGCAGACTAGGGAGACATTGAGGCCATTCTCAGATACGCAATACTACGCCGCAATTTGACCCTAACAGGTCATAAACGgcgtaacatttttttttaactcgttTTCGAGTGTAGTCACTGGTTGAACATCACATGTAGAGTAAGTGGAACATTATGCTTGATCGTACCGTATGTTTGACGACCTTAGTAGTCGTTTAATTAGCAAATAGATTGATTCGCAGCAAACATAAATGAAAACGAGGGTAAACGATGTAGGTATGCACAATTTTTCGACACATACGCTTTTCTCTTCGTCCGCAATTTGATGGACGCCGAATGAATTGTTGTATGTCGACTAACCATACATACGACTGTACATTTTATTTCTCAGCATTTGAATGCGACTATGCACGCCTACTATTCACTATATGCGTTGTTCACAAAAGTACGTCTCGAAATTGGACAATTTCAAGAGGCAATGCGTCGTAACGTCACGT is a window from the Diprion similis isolate iyDipSimi1 chromosome 6, iyDipSimi1.1, whole genome shotgun sequence genome containing:
- the LOC124406702 gene encoding histone H1-like, translated to MADKVAATAVAASPASASPAAQATPTKKAAGAKAKIPRAKPAHPRTSDMVTSAIQTLKERGGSSLQAIKKYIASTYKVDAEKQAPFIKRYLKSAVATGALVQTKGKGASGSFKIPTNKSDAPKPKVKRAAPKATVPKKKPAASTVAAAKKPATAVKKAAVAKKPSAVTPPTKEKRKAAKSPVIKSPKVKSPSKAKKAAKAPTSKPKAPKPKKAAAAAPKTAKPAAKKPVASKKK